The Engraulis encrasicolus isolate BLACKSEA-1 chromosome 4, IST_EnEncr_1.0, whole genome shotgun sequence genome includes a window with the following:
- the cracr2aa gene encoding EF-hand calcium-binding domain-containing protein 4B isoform X2 translates to MRDTMAGISGTSTPASAAAAAAVRGGRPRHGRVLKDRRRDAGGLLRDMGKTEMEADGEEEVGSQGSALMERTQEFFQICDIEQKGFITRRDMQRLHGELPLSEEDLENVFDTLDADANGFLTLEEFSSGFSEFMFGQGVSVMSELAAEEDVVVGAPPESMYQSTWEQRLSGGGEEEEEKNFCMLMESLGANNVFEDPVEVRSLWAQLRRDEPHLLANFEEFLARVTLQLKEANQERQEMESALKRKAATHDDEIHRLYEEMEQQIKNEKDRILMQDSEKFLSRSQDLEHQLTSKERELDQLFQKQRRLEGQCLELSSEQQETRVENAKLRQNNEELQRELDNTATELALAQEQLDLLQQQASRLHQDRELEMYRVTEGLQRERASLLKQLDLLREMNKHLRDERDMCYQKPKPKGVSKIPIRRSGSLASRYAERTFSSKSETDEEEVLPHSKRKSMRGLNGVGGGGPRGPGGDDDMVDAGPLALSSPPPPPLAAHKPLQRIISIEEDHLPDLLLEEHRPQLRQWSEEDGEQEDGIDLQMSSIYPSSPRSRSSSPTPSFESRHSSAADAPSSPRHQPIGKETAEGVVSAPDRLFKIVLVGNSSVGKTSLLRRFCSDNFYPGTSATVGIDYSVKTITVDGSQVALQMWDTAGQERYRSITKQFFRKADGVVVMYDLTAQLTFTAVRQWLSNVQEGAGEGIPIMLLANKTDLEPEREVQGRMGQSLAKELELIFYECSAFSGHNVTEAMVHLARLLKEREDWEKEKTVSLLSSPSKKKSCC, encoded by the exons ATGAGAGACACCATGGCTGGTATCAGCGGCACCTCGACCCCTGCGTCAGCAGCCGCGGCAGCAGCTGTGCGCGGGGGCCGGCCCAGGCATGGGCGCGTGCTGAAGGACCGGAGGAGGGATGCTGGAGGACTGCTGAGGGACATGGGGAAGACTGAGATGGAGGCagacggggaggaggaggtggggagtcaGGGAAGCGCTCTGATGGAGAGGACACAGGAGTTCTTCCAGATCTGTGACATCGAGCAGAAGGGATTTATCACACGCCGGGACATGCAG CGGCTACATGGGGAGCTTCCTTTAAGTGAGGAGGACCTGGAGAACGTCTTTGACACCCTAGACGCAGACGCCAACGGATTCCTGACCCTGGAAGAGTTCTCCTCAGGATTCA GTGAGTTCATGTTTGGCCAGGGTGTGTCAGTCATGTCGGAGCTGGCGGCCGAGgaggatgtggtggtgggggctcCTCCGGAGTCCATGTACCAGAGCACCTGGGAGCAGCGCCTGtccgggggaggggaggaggaagaggagaagaacttCTGCATGCTGATGGAGAGCCTTGGGGCCAACAACGTGTTTGAAGA CCCAGTGGAGGTGCGCAGTCTGTGGGCTCAGCTGCGGCGGGATGAGCCTCACCTGCTGGCCAACTTCGAGGAGTTCCTGGCGCGGGTCACGCTGCAGCTCAAGGAGGCCAATCAGGAGCGGCAGGAGATGGAGAGCGCCCTCAAGAG GAAGGCGGCGACTCACGACGATGAGATCCACCGACTCTACGAGGAGATGGAACAACAGATCAAGAACGAGAAGGACCGGATCCTtatgcag GACTCTGAGAAGTTCCTCTCTCGTAGTCAGGACCTGGAGCATCAGCTGACCAGTAAAGAGCGAGAGCTGGACCAACTCTTTCAGAAGCAGAGGAGG CTGGAGGGCCAGTGTCTGGAGCTGAGCAGTGAGCAGCAGGAGACGCGGGTGGAGAACGCCAAGCTGCGGCAGAACAACGAGGAGTTGCAGCGGGAGCTGGACAACACGGCCACGGAGCTGGCCCTCGCCCAGGAGCAGCTGGACCTCCTGCAGCAGCAGGCCTCACGCCTACACCAGGACCGAGAGCT TGAGATGTACAGGGTGACTGAGGGTCTTCAGAGGGAAAGGGCCAGCCTACTGAAACAGTTAGATCTACTAAG GGAAATGAACAAACACCTTCGGGATGAGCGAGACATGTGTTatcag AAACCCAAGCCTAAAGGTGTGTCTAAAATCCCAATTCGGAGGTCAGGATCCCTCGCCTCTAGATACGCAGAGAGGACGTTCTCTTCCAAGAG TGAAACAGACGAAGAGGAGGTCCTTCCCCACTCCAAGAGGAAGAGCATGAGGGGCCTGAATGGGGTTGGCGGTGGCGGCCCCCGGGGGCCCGGAGGTGATGATGACATGGTAGACGCGGGGCCCCTGGCCCTcagctcacctcctcctccacctcttgcgGCCCATAAGCCCCTGCAGAGGATCATCTCCATAGAGGAGGACCACCTGCCAGACCTGCTGCTGGAGGAGCACCGGCCCCAACTCCGGCAGTGGAGCGAGGAGGACGGG GAGCAAGAGGACGGCATTGACCTGCAGATGAGCAGCATTTACCCATCTAGCCCCCGGTCCCGCTCCAGTAGCCCCACCCCCAGCTTCGAGAGTCGCCACTCCAGTGCAGCAGatgccccctcctccccccgaCACCAGCCCATCGGCAAGGAAACC GCTGAAGGTGTCGTTTCTGCTCCAGACCGCCTCTTCAAGATCGTGCTGGTCGGCAACTCCAGTGTGGGTAAAACATCCCTGTTACGACGCTTTTGCAGCGACAACTTTTACCCAGGCACATCAGCCACAGTAG GTATAGACTACAGTGTGAAGACCATTACTGTGGACGGCAGCCAGGTGGCGCTACAGATGTGGGATACAGCAGGACAGGAAAG GTATCGCAGCATCACCAAGCAGTTTTTCCGCAAGGCAGACGGAGTGGTTGTGATGTACGACCTCACTGCCCAGCTGACGTTTACTGCGGTGCGCCAGTGGCTGAGTAATGTGCAG GAAGGAGCAGGTGAGGGCATTCCCATCATGCTGCTGGCCAATAAGACGGACCTCGAGCCGGAGCGGGAGGTGCAGGGCCGCATGGGCCAATCCTTAGCCAAG GAGCTGGAACTCATTTTCTACGAGTGCAGTGCTTTCTCTGGTCACAATGTGACCGAAGCCATGGTCCACTTAGCACG GCTTCTCAAGGAGCGCGAGGACTGGGAGAAGGAGAAGACCGTGTCGCTACTCTCCAGCCCTTCAAAGAAGAAGTCCTGCTgttag
- the cracr2aa gene encoding EF-hand calcium-binding domain-containing protein 4B isoform X1 — protein MRDTMAGISGTSTPASAAAAAAVRGGRPRHGRVLKDRRRDAGGLLRDMGKTEMEADGEEEVGSQGSALMERTQEFFQICDIEQKGFITRRDMQRLHGELPLSEEDLENVFDTLDADANGFLTLEEFSSGFSEFMFGQGVSVMSELAAEEDVVVGAPPESMYQSTWEQRLSGGGEEEEEKNFCMLMESLGANNVFEDPVEVRSLWAQLRRDEPHLLANFEEFLARVTLQLKEANQERQEMESALKRKAATHDDEIHRLYEEMEQQIKNEKDRILMQDSEKFLSRSQDLEHQLTSKERELDQLFQKQRRLEGQCLELSSEQQETRVENAKLRQNNEELQRELDNTATELALAQEQLDLLQQQASRLHQDRELEMYRVTEGLQRERASLLKQLDLLREMNKHLRDERDMCYQKPKPKGVSKIPIRRSGSLASRYAERTFSSKSETDEEEVLPHSKRKSMRGLNGVGGGGPRGPGGDDDMVDAGPLALSSPPPPPLAAHKPLQRIISIEEDHLPDLLLEEHRPQLRQWSEEDGEQEDGIDLQMSSIYPSSPRSRSSSPTPSFESRHSSAADAPSSPRHQPIGKETVSSSAEGVVSAPDRLFKIVLVGNSSVGKTSLLRRFCSDNFYPGTSATVGIDYSVKTITVDGSQVALQMWDTAGQERYRSITKQFFRKADGVVVMYDLTAQLTFTAVRQWLSNVQEGAGEGIPIMLLANKTDLEPEREVQGRMGQSLAKELELIFYECSAFSGHNVTEAMVHLARLLKEREDWEKEKTVSLLSSPSKKKSCC, from the exons ATGAGAGACACCATGGCTGGTATCAGCGGCACCTCGACCCCTGCGTCAGCAGCCGCGGCAGCAGCTGTGCGCGGGGGCCGGCCCAGGCATGGGCGCGTGCTGAAGGACCGGAGGAGGGATGCTGGAGGACTGCTGAGGGACATGGGGAAGACTGAGATGGAGGCagacggggaggaggaggtggggagtcaGGGAAGCGCTCTGATGGAGAGGACACAGGAGTTCTTCCAGATCTGTGACATCGAGCAGAAGGGATTTATCACACGCCGGGACATGCAG CGGCTACATGGGGAGCTTCCTTTAAGTGAGGAGGACCTGGAGAACGTCTTTGACACCCTAGACGCAGACGCCAACGGATTCCTGACCCTGGAAGAGTTCTCCTCAGGATTCA GTGAGTTCATGTTTGGCCAGGGTGTGTCAGTCATGTCGGAGCTGGCGGCCGAGgaggatgtggtggtgggggctcCTCCGGAGTCCATGTACCAGAGCACCTGGGAGCAGCGCCTGtccgggggaggggaggaggaagaggagaagaacttCTGCATGCTGATGGAGAGCCTTGGGGCCAACAACGTGTTTGAAGA CCCAGTGGAGGTGCGCAGTCTGTGGGCTCAGCTGCGGCGGGATGAGCCTCACCTGCTGGCCAACTTCGAGGAGTTCCTGGCGCGGGTCACGCTGCAGCTCAAGGAGGCCAATCAGGAGCGGCAGGAGATGGAGAGCGCCCTCAAGAG GAAGGCGGCGACTCACGACGATGAGATCCACCGACTCTACGAGGAGATGGAACAACAGATCAAGAACGAGAAGGACCGGATCCTtatgcag GACTCTGAGAAGTTCCTCTCTCGTAGTCAGGACCTGGAGCATCAGCTGACCAGTAAAGAGCGAGAGCTGGACCAACTCTTTCAGAAGCAGAGGAGG CTGGAGGGCCAGTGTCTGGAGCTGAGCAGTGAGCAGCAGGAGACGCGGGTGGAGAACGCCAAGCTGCGGCAGAACAACGAGGAGTTGCAGCGGGAGCTGGACAACACGGCCACGGAGCTGGCCCTCGCCCAGGAGCAGCTGGACCTCCTGCAGCAGCAGGCCTCACGCCTACACCAGGACCGAGAGCT TGAGATGTACAGGGTGACTGAGGGTCTTCAGAGGGAAAGGGCCAGCCTACTGAAACAGTTAGATCTACTAAG GGAAATGAACAAACACCTTCGGGATGAGCGAGACATGTGTTatcag AAACCCAAGCCTAAAGGTGTGTCTAAAATCCCAATTCGGAGGTCAGGATCCCTCGCCTCTAGATACGCAGAGAGGACGTTCTCTTCCAAGAG TGAAACAGACGAAGAGGAGGTCCTTCCCCACTCCAAGAGGAAGAGCATGAGGGGCCTGAATGGGGTTGGCGGTGGCGGCCCCCGGGGGCCCGGAGGTGATGATGACATGGTAGACGCGGGGCCCCTGGCCCTcagctcacctcctcctccacctcttgcgGCCCATAAGCCCCTGCAGAGGATCATCTCCATAGAGGAGGACCACCTGCCAGACCTGCTGCTGGAGGAGCACCGGCCCCAACTCCGGCAGTGGAGCGAGGAGGACGGG GAGCAAGAGGACGGCATTGACCTGCAGATGAGCAGCATTTACCCATCTAGCCCCCGGTCCCGCTCCAGTAGCCCCACCCCCAGCTTCGAGAGTCGCCACTCCAGTGCAGCAGatgccccctcctccccccgaCACCAGCCCATCGGCAAGGAAACCGTAAGCAGCAGC GCTGAAGGTGTCGTTTCTGCTCCAGACCGCCTCTTCAAGATCGTGCTGGTCGGCAACTCCAGTGTGGGTAAAACATCCCTGTTACGACGCTTTTGCAGCGACAACTTTTACCCAGGCACATCAGCCACAGTAG GTATAGACTACAGTGTGAAGACCATTACTGTGGACGGCAGCCAGGTGGCGCTACAGATGTGGGATACAGCAGGACAGGAAAG GTATCGCAGCATCACCAAGCAGTTTTTCCGCAAGGCAGACGGAGTGGTTGTGATGTACGACCTCACTGCCCAGCTGACGTTTACTGCGGTGCGCCAGTGGCTGAGTAATGTGCAG GAAGGAGCAGGTGAGGGCATTCCCATCATGCTGCTGGCCAATAAGACGGACCTCGAGCCGGAGCGGGAGGTGCAGGGCCGCATGGGCCAATCCTTAGCCAAG GAGCTGGAACTCATTTTCTACGAGTGCAGTGCTTTCTCTGGTCACAATGTGACCGAAGCCATGGTCCACTTAGCACG GCTTCTCAAGGAGCGCGAGGACTGGGAGAAGGAGAAGACCGTGTCGCTACTCTCCAGCCCTTCAAAGAAGAAGTCCTGCTgttag